The following nucleotide sequence is from Zea mays cultivar B73 chromosome 1, Zm-B73-REFERENCE-NAM-5.0, whole genome shotgun sequence.
GCAGCGACCCGGGCGCCCCCGGCGCCGTGCACAGCAGCCTGTATGCGTCGCTGCGCACCAACCTGCCGCGCGAGCTCATGGGCTTCTCGGGCTTCCCGCTGGCCGGGCGGGCGTTCGCCGGCGATCCGCGCACGTTCCCGGGCCACCGGGAGGTCCTCGCCTACCTCGACGCCTTCGCCGCGGATTCCGGCGTCGCCCCGCACGTCAGGCTCCGAGCCCAAGTGCTGCGGGTGAGGCCGCTCTGTCCGGGTCGGGGACAGGGGGAGAAGTGGGCGGTGGCGTGGCGCGGGGAAGACGGCGACGTCGCGGAGGAGGCATTCGACGCCGTCGTCGTCTGCAATGGCCACTGCTCGGTGCCTCTAGTGCCCAAGATCCGAGGTGCCTCCTTCTTCCTTCCCCTTTCCTCTCTCCTAACTCCTAAGAACCTACGGAGTAATATCACACGGCAAGAGAACCTCGCAATGTTTGTTTGTTGCTACAGGAATTAACAAGTGGCGGGGAAAGCAAATGCACAGCCACAATTACCGCACCCCGGAACCATTCCAAGATCAGGTACATGTCCTCTGCCTCCTCTTGCTCTTGCAGCTTGTCATCACTCCTCACCAGTTCCAGACTGGCAAACTCTCCTTGCAGAGTGTTGTAGTCGTAGGATTGGGAGCCAGCGGAATCGACATCGCTAGAGAAATCTCACACGTGGCCAAGGAGGTGCACATCTCAGCTAGATACTCGGAGGGCAGGCTCGGAAAGATTGAACTCTATCATAACGCCTGGATGCACAGCGAGGTTCAGCTCTGAACTTCCTTAGCTTCTCTGCTTCATAATTTATTCTTCAAGGCTAAGATACGTCTATGTTAATGGACTAATATGATGAATGTATATATGATAAGCAGATAGAGTGCATCCAAGACGACGGCCAGGTGCGCTTTGCCGAAGGCTCATCTGTGGCTGCAGACACCATTCTTTACTGCACAGGGTACGTACTACGAATACGATTGCAGTTGCACACAAAATGGTGCTCTATCTTTTCCCCTTTGTGAGCACATTTACCACTCCTGAATGAACTGAACCTGCAATCACCTTCAGGTACCGCTACCATTTTCCGTTCCTGGACCTGGATGGGTTCACCGTCGACGACAACCGCGTCGGGCCACTGTACAAGCACGTCTTCCCACCCAAGCATGCACCCAATCTCTGTTTCGTTGGGCTGCCATACAAGGTAGGAGACCTAAATGGATATATGCACATCGTCGAAATCGAAGCCATCTGGTCTAGTCGACTACTAATTCAGAGAGCAAGATTTCTTGCGTGTGCTTCGCAGAGCATCATCTTCCAGGCACTAGAGCTGGAATCCAAGTGGGTCGCCGCCGTCCTGTCGGGGCGTGCCGAGCTGCCGGTGGAGGAGGACATGACGGCCGACGTGGAAGAGGAGTACCAGCGCATGGAGGACGCCGGGAAGCCGAAGCGCCACACCCACACGCTGTGGCCTCGGTGGGTAAGTGTCCGTCCGCTCAATAGACTCTCTCTCGAGCGTAATCCTCGACCGACTCGGCTCGGCTGTGGCTGAGCTCCCTTGCGCATGCCTTGTTGCTATGCTGCGGCCATGCAGGTGGAGTACCTGAACTGGGTGGCGGACCAGGTCGGCGAGGCGCACCTGGAGCCTAGGAAGTGCGAGATGTATGAGAAGGCGCTCAAGTGCGTCTGGTCCCTGGACGAGGGCTACCGTGATCGATGGGAAGAAGAAAGCATTGGCAGTGGCTGAGGCTCccgaattttttgtttttgaGTCCTTTTTGTGTCAAAAATTTCCAATTAGACCCCCAGAAAACTTAAATGCAATTTTGGACCCATTTCTCGGCGCCATGAGCTATGGCGCCGAGTTTACacatctcggcgccatagatcttggcgccgagctacctgCCGCGCTGTCGTCCACGAGCTGACGCGGCGTCGACGTGGcatcgagctcggcgccaagatctatggcgccgagctcgaatATATAACCACAAAgcttgtctagctcagttggcAAAGTGCAAGGCTCTTAACCTTaaggtcgtgggttcgagccccaccgtgaacatatttttttgtctttgtcactgatttGTTTTTTATTGTCCAGATTTTTTTGTTTATGCCGCTGATTTGTCCGTGCGTTCAATATTTTTTGTCTTTGTTACTGATTTATTTTTTATTGTCCAGATTTTTTTTGTTTATGCCGCTGATTTGTTCGTGCTTTTTAATTCGATGCTTCCCGCCTCAGACTCCACTAATTGGTGCACTAGCTAGCTACGTACTAGTGTATTATTTGTAAGCTAGATGTTCATCCTTTTCCCTCCCTTTTGAATTGAATGAATTCTGATGAACTACTGCTGCAAAACTAGACCATCACTGATCGGTTGATAGCTCTTCCATTCCATCAACTAGTTAGTAGCATCACTCTCCATCCGATCCATGCATATCCATCGGTGTACTATGCACATGCATGATTTGTGTGTTAGCCCTGCAGTGTCGTCGATCCATGCATCCGGAGAAAAAAAAGCTAATAATTAAGGTTTCTGCAGCCAGCCAGTGCAGATGAGTAAGTATGCATGACGACAGAGACACAACACATAATCTAGGAACTGCAGAAAAAAatgtgacaaagacaaaaaaatatTGAACGCACCGACAAATCAGCGGCATAAACGAAAAAATCTGGACAATAAAAAAACaaatcagtgacaaagacaaa
It contains:
- the LOC100272315 gene encoding flavin-containing monooxygenase FMO GS-OX-like 2-like isoform X4; protein product: MRRRAEVAVVGAGAAGLVAARELLREGHTVSVFEKSGRVGGTWAYSPRADADPLGSDPGAPGAVHSSLYASLRTNLPRELMGFSGFPLAGRAFAGDPRTFPGHREVLAYLDAFAADSGVAPHVRLRAQVLRVRPLCPGRGQGEKWAVAWRGEDGDVAEEAFDAVVVCNGHCSVPLVPKIRGINKWRGKQMHSHNYRTPEPFQDQSVVVVGLGASGIDIAREISHVAKEVHISARYSEGRLGKIELYHNAWMHSEIECIQDDGQVRFAEGSSVAADTILYCTGYRYHFPFLDLDGFTVDDNRVGPLYKHVFPPKHAPNLCFVGLPYKISCVCFAEHHLPGTRAGIQVGRRRPVGACRAAGGGGHDGRRGRGVPAHGGRREAEAPHPHAVASVGGVPELGGGPGRRGAPGA
- the LOC100272315 gene encoding Flavin-containing monooxygenase FMO GS-OX-like 2-like, translating into MRRRAEVAVVGAGAAGLVAARELLREGHTVSVFEKSGRVGGTWAYSPRADADPLGSDPGAPGAVHSSLYASLRTNLPRELMGFSGFPLAGRAFAGDPRTFPGHREVLAYLDAFAADSGVAPHVRLRAQVLRVRPLCPGRGQGEKWAVAWRGEDGDVAEEAFDAVVVCNGHCSVPLVPKIRGINKWRGKQMHSHNYRTPEPFQDQSVVVVGLGASGIDIAREISHVAKEVHISARYSEGRLGKIELYHNAWMHSEIECIQDDGQVRFAEGSSVAADTILYCTGYRYHFPFLDLDGFTVDDNRVGPLYKHVFPPKHAPNLCFVGLPYKSIIFQALELESKWVAAVLSGRAELPVEEDMTADVEEEYQRMEDAGKPKRHTHTLWPRWVEYLNWVADQVGEAHLEPRKCEMYEKALKCVWSLDEGYRDRWEEESIGSG
- the LOC100272315 gene encoding flavin-containing monooxygenase FMO GS-OX-like 2-like isoform X1, producing MRRRAEVAVVGAGAAGLVAARELLREGHTVSVFEKSGRVGGTWAYSPRADADPLGSDPGAPGAVHSSLYASLRTNLPRELMGFSGFPLAGRAFAGDPRTFPGHREVLAYLDAFAADSGVAPHVRLRAQVLRVRPLCPGRGQGEKWAVAWRGEDGDVAEEAFDAVVVCNGHCSVPLVPKIRGINKWRGKQMHSHNYRTPEPFQDQFQTGKLSLQSVVVVGLGASGIDIAREISHVAKEVHISARYSEGRLGKIELYHNAWMHSEIECIQDDGQVRFAEGSSVAADTILYCTGYRYHFPFLDLDGFTVDDNRVGPLYKHVFPPKHAPNLCFVGLPYKSIIFQALELESKWVAAVLSGRAELPVEEDMTADVEEEYQRMEDAGKPKRHTHTLWPRWVEYLNWVADQVGEAHLEPRKCEMYEKALKCVWSLDEGYRDRWEEESIGSG
- the LOC100272315 gene encoding flavin-containing monooxygenase FMO GS-OX-like 2-like isoform X2 gives rise to the protein MRRRAEVAVVGAGAAGLVAARELLREGHTVSVFEKSGRVGGTWAYSPRADADPLGSDPGAPGAVHSSLYASLRTNLPRELMGFSGFPLAGRAFAGDPRTFPGHREVLAYLDAFAADSGVAPHVRLRAQVLRVRPLCPGRGQGEKWAVAWRGEDGDVAEEAFDAVVVCNGHCSVPLVPKIRGINKWRGKQMHSHNYRTPEPFQDQTGKLSLQSVVVVGLGASGIDIAREISHVAKEVHISARYSEGRLGKIELYHNAWMHSEIECIQDDGQVRFAEGSSVAADTILYCTGYRYHFPFLDLDGFTVDDNRVGPLYKHVFPPKHAPNLCFVGLPYKSIIFQALELESKWVAAVLSGRAELPVEEDMTADVEEEYQRMEDAGKPKRHTHTLWPRWVEYLNWVADQVGEAHLEPRKCEMYEKALKCVWSLDEGYRDRWEEESIGSG
- the LOC100272315 gene encoding flavin-containing monooxygenase FMO GS-OX-like 2-like isoform X3, encoding MRRRAEVAVVGAGAAGLVAARELLREGHTVSVFEKSGRVGGTWAYSPRADADPLGSDPGAPGAVHSSLYASLRTNLPRELMGFSGFPLAGRAFAGDPRTFPGHREVLAYLDAFAADSGVAPHVRLRAQVLRVRPLCPGRGQGEKWAVAWRGEDGDVAEEAFDAVVVCNGHCSVPLVPKIRGINKWRGKQMHSHNYRTPEPFQDQFQTGKLSLQSVVVVGLGASGIDIAREISHVAKEVHISARYSEGRLGKIELYHNAWMHSEIECIQDDGQVRFAEGSSVAADTILYCTGYRYHFPFLDLDGFTVDDNRVGPLYKHVFPPKHAPNLCFVGLPYKISCVCFAEHHLPGTRAGIQVGRRRPVGACRAAGGGGHDGRRGRGVPAHGGRREAEAPHPHAVASVGGVPELGGGPGRRGAPGA